GTACGGCGCCCGCGAGAATGGTTTTGTCGTCGAGCATCGCCACTCCGCGGAATATCAGCACGCCGAGGCCTCCGGCCCCGATCGCCGCGGCGATGGTCGCCAGGCCGATGCCGATCACGATCGCCAGACGGATTCCAGCGAGGATCACGCCGGCGGCAAGCGGAAGCTCGACGCGGACGAGCAGCTCGCGATCGGTCATTCCCATTCCGCGGCCGGCCTCGCGTATCGCGGGGTCCACGCCGTCGATTCCGGCAACGGTGTTGCGAAGAACCGGGAGCAGCGAATACAGCGTCAGCGCCACCAGTGCCGTGCGCA
This region of Candidatus Binatia bacterium genomic DNA includes:
- a CDS encoding ABC transporter permease; translation: MAAEILAATLRHILLVAISVGVACVVAIPLGIVLTRRPRWKSLVLGSVSVVQTIPSLALFGLLIPLPWIGGIGMRTALVALTLYSLLPVLRNTVAGIDGVDPAIREAGRGMGMTDRELLVRVELPLAAGVILAGIRLAIVIGIGLATIAAAIGAGGLGVLIFRGVAMLDDKTILAGAVPAALLALAADAGLGAIERKLRIPR